A stretch of DNA from Arachis hypogaea cultivar Tifrunner chromosome 19, arahy.Tifrunner.gnm2.J5K5, whole genome shotgun sequence:
CAGTAACCGAAGTCTCTTGTAAAGCGTATCAAAGTAAAGCAGCCTAGCCTAGCAAAGTTTATTTAGTCTAAGTTGACTGAAATATCTGTCATCAGGTAGTTAGAGATCATTCTAGATTACGTTGAGACAGTTAAGGGATGTCGCATCAGCTGATAAACATGCAAAGAGTGTTGTGAATTCATTTAGTATCAATCCATCTAAATAAAATTTCTCAGTTTCTCAATGTCTCTCTCTGCTCTGAGTGAATTCAATTGAGGTATCGAATTAAATTTCTCAGTGGAAACACGCagctaaaaatttatttaaataataaagaaaaaaaatcctacTTTGATCACAGGCTGAGAAGCATacaatatcatatcatatcatatcaaagCATAGCAAATCATAGTGTACTTGTGCTACAGTAAATGCCTGAGCTTCATGTTTCTGTAAATGTGATATAACTAATCTGAAATGAATGTAAATATCAAACAATGAATAGGATCCATCCGAATTTGGAATCAACAAGATCATACATGGCAGCACATTTTCGCGGGAAAAATAAAGTACCGGCAAATTAGGGAGGAAATTGGTGAGGTGCGGCACGTCTTCGAGGACAAAATCGTCATTCTGGGATTGTTGAAGTGCTGCTGCGATTGGGCGATGATTTGGGCGGGAAAACAGCGGCGGCGGGTTGTTCCGGAGAAAGATTCCAGAGAGGGACGCTGTTTTTGGACGGAGAGAAAGTTGACTGAGAAAAGGAGAAGgaagagaggaggagagagaaatgGTGGAGAGATCCATTgccgagagagagagagcaaagaGAAAACGTTCAACAACTTAAGCTGAAGCTGAAATTTCTAGTTGGAGTTCGTTACTTCTAGCTTCAGTTGAACCTCActgaacccaaaaaaaaaaaagaaaacaacaacaaagaataattTTACCATAAATTTACAGGTTActgagaaaaaatattaaataaatcctTGAAAATACCTGCTTATCGTATTATCATGTTACTAGAAATCAAATTATTACCCGGAAAAAAAAGTTGAAGTTTTGCATAAGAGGTATATATTTATtcatggaaaagtctagggggccagctTTGGCCCGCATGTAgccagcagagaaaggtgagtcattggatgaaatttcacaccaatctcacaccattagatcatcattgatggctatttgatggttaccaatcacaaaaattgctggcccctgaCATTTCTCTTTATTCATTTCTTTCCAACTCCAACAGGGTATACCCATTATTATCTTAATGCAAAcacaattattaaataaaaaaaaggtttTCACACAACGATAGAACACTGCAAATACAATTAAATGGCATTGTACTATTGTAATACTTTTGTGATAATGCATTAAActttaagaagaaaaaataaataaaatcaataatGATAGTTTATATATGTTTCTACTTTCTACAGCAAAGGCCGAGATGGCCTATGATTTTTCACAAATATTATTACAGATTACAAAATGCTTAAGCTTGTACACCACAGATCAATTCATAACCATACTTCTGTTGGGTTAATGTATATATTTCTCATGGATTTatcacttaaaattttagaactctcttctttcttcttgcaagtGTTGATGAttgattaacaatttttaaattgGTTTGACTTCTTTTTCACTCCCATTTTGCTAATTActtgaaaattaaaatagaacacaATTTTGATACATACACCATGTGAGAATACAAAATGAATTTTGATACACTTTGCCAAGTTGTAATTTGTAGTAAAAAAATTCAAGTCAAAGAATgatgcttaattttttttttttttggtgactaagaaTGATGCTTAATTGCTTATGCATGTTATCAAATTGGAATTTGATATAAGGTGCTACTATGTACCTAAGGAAAGCAAAGATAAATTTGATATGGTTACCATTACGGCATCACCGCTTAGCATGAGGCTTTATCTTCTCTCCATTTTTGCCTTCAAATTCTAACAATGAAcggaatagaaaaaaattattactcCATATTTCACGTCTCAAATGCACCAACCACTAAACCTTAGAATTTATGGCCACGAGTATTATACTAATATATTACCTCTCTTATACCAAATTAGGAGAAAGAAATGGAAAGGAAGGACTTAGAGAGAAATAAAATTCATCTCCATTGTGAACATTGAAACAACAACCTAGCCATCCCATTTTATTCCCCAATTTCCCGTCTATTTTGAACTCAGAATCAACTTCAAGATACAAAAATATCATAGCTATTATCAAACTATTGCTCCTCACTCGGGCAAAGTACACTGccggagaagaaaaaaaaggaaaataaaaaaaagatctatTGGCAGATCTATTAATATCCATAGAAAACAAAATTCCTCCATAGAAAACAATTAGAAAGTGCAACTCTAGCAGAGGAAATAATGACCTCCAAGCAAGAGAACCAACTTGATAACAAAATTTATAACTTCCCTACTTATAAAAGGAATGGGATTTTCAAATTAGCATCATCACTGTTGTCGTGGTCATTGCTCTGCACAAGTTTCTTTAAGCTAGTCCATGATCTTTTCCGTTTTTTGCTTGCTGTGCCCTGAGTTTTCGATGCTTCTGATTCAACAGACGCACTGGAAGCTTCAAGTGTCTTCTTAgactttcttttctttgaggttgTGGCACTTACACTTGATGGGGTGGCTGGACTATCTACAACGGAGACATCTTTATCTGTAACTGATGAAGCAAATGCATCTGCTTCTTTGGTGTTGTCTTCACCTATAATGCCTTTCCCCGATTTTGAAGACTCATGTGTAATGGGTTTTGTTGCTGGTGTTGATACCGATGACGTTTTGGTTTTAGATGGACATAATCCTTTCATATGTCCCTTAGGAGTCCCCCTCTTCACATTGTGATGCAAACAGAAATGGCACTTGTACACTACATTGTTTTGACTGTGTTTATGCTTGCCCCTGTGCTTTGATCTATTCTTCTCAATTCTCACAGTTGAATTGATGCCAGGATGAAGAACAGTTTCACATCTATAAAGCAGTCAAATTACTTGATGTTATGATATTTTACATGAAAACTGTATATTGGTAACCTAGGAAATTGATGCATTAAAGGTTCAAACAAATAAATAACCCAGTCTGCCAGATTTTGTGAGCACAACAAACAAGAGTAAAATGTTCCTTTTCGGGGGGAAAAGAACCCAGTTATTGTTATCATTCCAAAACAAAGTTTAAGCATTTTTGGGGTACTGGAGACCTCATGGTCTCTGATTCTGCCAAAATAGATAAATGAGGACAAAGTGCTTCAATTTATATGATAACAGATGCTGATATTAGCATTTAGTTTTTGTGAATAAATATATAGTAAATAGAGCAACGTGtaaattaatttatcttaaaACTACTAACATAGCACACATCAATACTGGAAGAAGGAATACACACTATTGCAAACAAGTGGcaatttcacaaagtggattgttAATTTGAAGCTTGGTTCATCCCAGTGACAACATGGCTTATTGTGTTTTACTTGATGGCTCTCAAATCTTGAAATTTAATCAAATGGTCAAgttctaaaatctaaaaaaaaaggcATGGAAACACTGACAATATGACAAATAACCTAGATGGAAAACAAAATCCCTaagcaaaaaagaaaaggaaggtaTAGAATCAAAACCTATGGCAAGTTATCAAAGAAGAATCAGGCGTTATTCCATTGGCCTCGGCAACAGTGGCCAAACGCTGCCCATAGAAGGCTCCTAAAGACGGTATCTGAGCCTCATGAGAGGCCCAAACTGCAATCTTTTCCAAGTGCTCAACCTCCACTAATGACCTGGTGGTGGCTCTTGGCTTTTTATGTATTTTTCCTGTGGCTTCTTCCCTGAGTGATACAGGAGTGTGAGGCTGACAAGCCGGGTTTTTAGTTCCTCCTCCTTGCTTCCCCATGCCTTACTGGAGATGAAGCATGAACGGTAgcaaaaattataagaaaatattttaaagataagaATGGTAGACGTCAGAGCAAACATCAAGCATAGTTCTTATAGGAACTTTAAACCATGAAAAAGTGACACACGCCtgattaattaattcaaatatacATGAACAAAAGTATTCAGTATACATAACAGCATAACAAGCAAAGCTCCAAAAATTTTGGGATAATAATTATGAAGGAATGGAACAAAAATAGGAAAACCAGTCAaagaataatgatgaaaaatcagTCTCAACCTCGCAAGAACAGGTCAACCAGAATATAAAAGTGTCAAGGTTCAGATGAAACAATTGCAAATCAAGGTTTCGAATTTGAAGCAAAAATGGCATAGTACCAGGTGAATTAACAACACATAACACGGAGGGTGAGTCAAGGCCTAAGATCAGGCCGAAAGGCGTAGTCGATGGGCAACAGGTGAATATTCCTGTACTACTACTTGTTGGTCCCGAGGGATGGAGGAGGCTAGGTACTGCACATGGAAGGTGGCAGCCAGCAGCGACGGATGTCAGGAGGTAACGACGGTGAGTGGCatggaagagagaagagagcagATTTGCAGCAAAAACAGGGAAGCGGCAGAGGGGCACAGAAATCGTGCTCGTCAGAACCCCGCAGATTAGTCggtaatataaaaaaagagaaactCTTGGGACAGCAATTTTTagcatagttgtaagaaccgaaccggtgatcaaACCGGTCAGGTTACTAGTTTACTGGTTTACTGATTCAACCGATAAATTATTGGTTGAACCGGTAACACCGGTTTCACGCAAATAAAAACTGTAATAGCAAAGGTATAAAACAACAGCTATTACAAAATACAAATTCACATCAATTGTTCAATGTTGGAAGCATAACCTATTTCCAACCGTTCAATTCAAAGGGTTCCTGTTAGGCAAGACAAAAGCAACCATATATGCATTCACTAAAATTTGTTTTGGACATAAAACCAGTTTTGCCGACATGTTTTCAAGCCTCAATTTGCCGAATGATTTAAACTATGAGCAACATTGGTACCTAACTAAGACAAATAGCCATGAGAAATTGATGAATGGATAACATGCACTTAACTCAAGTAAAATGGTTGCATTCAACTTGAAAATAACCATTCAATTCAACACACATTTAAAAGCAACACCATAGTAGTTCAACAGCAAATAATTCGACAAAAAGACACAGATGCACAATGGCATAATAGTTCAATAGCAAATAATTTCGATAAAAAGTGCTAGAAAATCCAGCAATCCTTCTTCTAAAGCAAACAGGCATAATGGCAtaatcaaaaattaataaaaaatccaGCAATCACTACACTAAACAGATGCacaataaaaaattcaacaaattcagTAATTTCATAATCAAGAATCAACAAATTCATAATCaagaatcaacaaattcaacataACCAGAAAATCTATTCAGCTATTCAATATTTCCATATCCAGCAATATAAATTCACAGCAATGTTACATCAACAAAAACAACCATAACCACtacaaatcagaaaaaaaaaacaacaatctGCCATTAACTAGTTCAACAATATAACAAGTTATAACTCAACAATATATACATAATCAACAATCTGCCATTAACCTATCAGTTATTCACTCCCGTAATCAAATTAAAATCCAACTAAATAATGCAAAAAAACAGAGAACAGATTTCAGTTTGGAGACCAACTTGGATGAGGCAGATCTGGCGACGGAGAGGCAGCACCGCAGTAGCGACGTAGGGCAGCACCGCAGCAGCGACGGAGGGCAGCACCGCAGCAGCGACGGAGGAGACGCGACGGAGGAGACGCGACGGAAGAGAGTCTTCGAAACTGAGAGGGACTGCGAGGAAGAGAGTGTTGGTGTGATGAGGGGAAGAAGAGACTCGAAATTGTTGGTGTGATGAGGTGAGGAAGAAAGGCTTCGAGAGCTCCAGCCTAGGTCCAGGGGTCAGGGCCTCAGGGGAAGGGTATTGGGAATTGGGGTAGCCGTTTAGGGTTAGGGCTTTTTCTTATGCGCCCAAGTTTCACAAAACCGCCGGTTCGCCGGTTTTAACCCAAAATCGGCCAGTTCAAACGGTTCTATCCGGTTTTGTTCCTTATGCGGTCAATTTACTCAATCGGACCGGCCAAGTGACCGGTTTATCGGTTTTTCGGTCGAATCAGCCAGTTCGGTccggtttttacaactatgaTTTTTACTTTTAGTGCTTGTTTgggtgttattatttttattttttaacgtgtttggcaaatttctagtagtaaaagtaaaatcactagaaaaataaaaaaagatcttttttaaaaagctataatttgcattttttttaagattttttttctttaaaaaaatatgtttttcatgtaataaataaacaaaaagtacttttatattgttatacccaaatatagttagtcaccaaaaaaaaatacccaaatatagttgatagataaaaagatctttttgcatgagatatccaaacataaaattatttttactttttcataagatcttttagaaaaagataattcaaaaaaagatcttttcttagaagctcacccaaatAAGCGTActttttgtcattatttaattagtataaatactaaattattattttattaatttatgtgtgcaAGTTCTGAAAAATTTGGGTACAAATTGTATTGATTCATAAGTACAAAATGTATTAATTCATGTATGCAAAACTCTAGTAAATATAGGTGCAAATTATATATTTCTTGTGTGCAAAACGTCTGTAAATATGAGTACAAATTATTGTTGTCTAAGTGCTGGTCAAAAATGACAATATTTGCTCCATGTAGCATTACTCTAAAAAATATACACCTAAATTATGTTATAAccgacaaaaatattttaaattattaaaaaatatgacaaaaatataGTGAACAAAGTTTTCTATGTGGTACAATTTGCACACTTCGCAAATTTAACAATATGAAAAAACCTGATATTATTTTGTTGTTTGAGACTTGGTAAAACTTTTCTAAGAGATGCTTGTGcttttaaaaagtacaagcacCTCATTTtacgtttggtaaattaaaaagtccAAGTGCTTGTGTTTGCGACTTTTAAAAGTTATgggtgcttttgaaagcacctaagtGGGAACTTTTTAAAGCTGGCTTGTgcttatcaaattttatttatttttctacatATATTTCCCGCTATTATATTATCATTGAAATCCTCGTGTATTTCTAACTTCTCATCCTAaccttcacaaattctaacacactcttcatattttttatttttcaacctaatctTCACAAATTTCAATACAAATACATCTATCACATATTAGATATgaacttctatctatttatattatttttttgtacgttgtttttgtattttttcagtaGATCTAtgatgtttgtttgttttttatttgttctttaaaatatgaagaggttgacctGGTTTACGAAAACCAAtcataaaatttttcttgcatgaacattagtcaaaattataataacatgtatatacatatgtaaatatagatatataatcatAAGAGTAATTTATTTGAGATATATTTCCCATTTTTTGTGATCTGTAAAAGTGagccaatatataaaataattttttattttaaaattattttattttaaaataatttttttataattttaacatgtttattataatttttgttaacttttaaaagctattttatcaaacacaatcGTGGTGTTTGTACttattaaaaatcatttttaatttgattttaccaaAGGCAAGTGCTGCAGCTTTTAAAAAGCTATCTTTTTAAAAGACAGCTTTCATAAGCTACTTTCAAAAagtaaaaactttaccaaaccaagcctaagTGGTGTGAAAGCTAGTGAAACTGCTGTGAAAAACGCTGGAATTTAGGCATTTCATTATTTAAGAAGCAGAAGGATTTTCTAATATGTGTTCTTCGGGGTGATGATAACATAAGTATACATGTGAGGAAAAGCCATAAAGAGTACATTCGTATAAATGTTAGTAGGAATGGACACATAGATTGGTTCCTTACAGCTATTTATGCCAAGGTTCTGAGAATACAGTCATCGAATTGCTCTAATAACTGGTTCATTGATTTATTAGTCCAACCAGTCTAACCGTAATTCATCcaaaaaaccgttttagaataaaataataaataaattataaggtGCTTTATGCAAGTAAGCTTATTAGAAATATgcaaaactctaaaaacatgAGAAAGTGCCTGTTGAAAGTTTTCGATTACAATTGTTACCAAATATATATAACCTTTATATATGGCTAAATTTTAATGGAAAAGCATCTTATGTGCAATACATCATAGAGGtcatattcaaaaattttattaactGAAAACTCATTAAAAGAACAAATAAAACTCCTTGATTCTTTGGCAACCAAATGATTGGAAAGAGACCAAATATGCAGGGGTTGAGCACTGACATTTGGAGAATTAGCAATACTCAACATCTAAAACAGAGAAAACATTTGTACAAAACTAGATATTAACAA
This window harbors:
- the LOC112776318 gene encoding uncharacterized protein, with amino-acid sequence MGKQGGGTKNPACQPHTPVSLREEATGKIHKKPRATTRSLVEVEHLEKIAVWASHEAQIPSLGAFYGQRLATVAEANGITPDSSLITCHRCETVLHPGINSTVRIEKNRSKHRGKHKHSQNNVVYKCHFCLHHNVKRGTPKGHMKGLCPSKTKTSSVSTPATKPITHESSKSGKGIIGEDNTKEADAFASSVTDKDVSVVDSPATPSSVSATTSKKRKSKKTLEASSASVESEASKTQGTASKKRKRSWTSLKKLVQSNDHDNSDDANLKIPFLL